Proteins encoded in a region of the Rutidosis leptorrhynchoides isolate AG116_Rl617_1_P2 chromosome 9, CSIRO_AGI_Rlap_v1, whole genome shotgun sequence genome:
- the LOC139866341 gene encoding ACT domain-containing protein ACR10-like — MGILTDDAVVIKEAVQAGDHTLITVNCPDKTGLGCDLCRIILLFGLSIAKGDVSTDGKWCYVVFWVVGKPTTTTRWDLLRERLLEVCPRCTPAVSEIFYFRPEFQQPKPPKVFLLKFWCTIDRKGLLHDVTKVLCELELTVKRVKVFTAPDGRVMDLLFVTDTRELLHTKKRQDETKSRLNMMLGDNMISFEIELAGHGVTYNPQGSAFLPPEITDNMFCLELTGTHRDGVLTSDRVSVTFDNNLSPSHTLVHIVCQDHKGLIYDIMRTLKDYNIQIAYGRFSAKPKKKYEVDLFIMQIDGTKIVDPEKQQVLCARLRMELVRPLRVEVMSRGPDTELLVANPVDLSGKGRPLVFYDITLAITSLSIRIFSVEIARHKIDDREWEVYRVILDEGDIVSVPRSMIKKCVIKNLMGW, encoded by the exons ATGGGCATTTTAACCGATGATGCAGTAGTGATTAAAGAAGCAGTACAAGCAGGAGACCACACTCTAATCACTGTTAATTGTCCAGATAAAACAGGTCTTGGTTGTGATTTATGTAGAATTATTCTACTCTTTGGTCTCAGTATTGCTAAAGGAG ATGTATCAACAGATGGGAAATGGTGTTATGTGGTCTTTTGGGTGGTTGGTAAgccaacaacaacaaccaggtgggacCTATTGAGAGAACGGCTTCTTGAAGTATGCCCACGTTGCACCCCTGCAGTATCGGAAATCTTTTACTTTCGGCCCGAGTTTCAGCAGCCTAAACCACCCAAAGTTTTCCTTTTGAAGTTCTGGTGTACCATTGACCGAAAAGGCCTCTTACATG atgtGACGAAAGTCCTATGTGAGCTGGAGCTAACGGTTAAGCGGGTGAAGGTATTTACGGCACCAGACGGGAGAGTCATGGACCTTTTATTTGTCACGGATACAAG AGAACTTCTTCACACGAAGAAACGGCAGGATGAGACGAAGAGCCGATTGAACATGATGTTAGGAGATAACATGATTAGTTTCGAGATTGAGTTGGCGGGCCATGGAGTCACATATAATCCTCAAGGATCGGCATTTCTTCCACCTGAAATTACGGATAACATGTTCTGTTTAGAATTAACTGGGACCCACAGAGACGGTGTACTCACATCTGACCGCGTGTCCGTTACATTCGATAACAACCTTAGTCCATCACACACGCTTGTTCATATCGTCTGTCAAGATCACAAAGGGTTGATTTATGATATCATGAGAACCTTAAAAGATTACAACATCCAG ATCGCGTACGGGCGATTCTCTGCAAAACCTAAAAAGAAGTATGAAGTCGACTTGTTTATAATGCAAATAGATGGAACAAAGATAGTCGACCCCGAAAAGCAACAAGTACTTTGCGCTAGACTACGAATGGAGCTCGTTAGACCTCTTAGAGTGGAAGTGATGAGTCGAGGTCCAGATACCGAGTTGTTGGTTGCTAATCCCGTTGACTTATCTGGAAAAGGTCGACCACTTGTGTTTTACGACATCACACTTGCAATAACAAGCCTTAGTATACGCATCTTCTCG GTTGAGATTGCAAGGCACAAGATTGATGATCGAGAATGGGAAGTTTATCGGGTTATACTTGATGAAGGGGACATTGTTTCGGTACCAAGGAGCATGATAAAAAAATGTGTTATTAAGAACTTAATGGGATGGTAG
- the LOC139869396 gene encoding protein SEEDLING PLASTID DEVELOPMENT 1-like: MSALNSHYALVDLNTSWQSVNQISTSAFLKIQTSFSPAFRRTRGGGGGKIKSSSVPSIRSPGIRRPRDPSSFGNGLLSNSSDSNSTSTSQSQTRSELDMFLELVPLRMRNKLFEHTEIGNMIEVVMDLGRQPLARFPSGDWVISNDPVNLQDLHHAISKVGEFSDDNRSGIDHSLHRISAIRNRKRQIIGLTCRVGRAVSGSAEIIRDLVEGGGSILVIGPPGVGKTTLIREIARMLADERNKRVVIIDTSNEIGGDGDVPHSGIGRARRMQVPNVNMQHNVMIEAVENHMPQTIIIDEIGTELEAMAASTIAQRGVQLVATAHGVTIESIIKNPSLQILIGGIESVTLGDDEARKRKVQKTILERKGPATFSCAVEMISRTECCVHHRLDATVDAILAGKSPLFEMRRMDAESKRSSDSYQHIEDLSDDDDDLSDEEDEDYFEKWSHDEDKKITKQATVQVVSTPKMNKSDNNTEQVHQIIKDDIESDTEDEQHSLNSQKLSRRKQFRKNTPVYVYTYKILEADLQQVAMVMGLTEEIDVTDDISNADAILASSYEMKENPWIRTVAKFHKLPVFVIRSTTMAQMVKAIRMILGRDSFGAKSRQLGKSCTDIEIEDDVPRRKPSLEEIDALEEVRLAIEYIVIPSGEPVELLPRCSEIIAQQLELVKSYQLAVENSGTDLNPRLQILPQKLKKSAKHAKPSSTTQNNVGPNSPPPGGVAGTRVARLPFLPE, encoded by the exons ATGAGTGCTTTGAATTCACATTATGCACTTGTTGATCTTAACACATCATGGCAATCGGTAAACCAAATTTCAACATCAGCTTTCTTAAAAATTCAAACTTCTTTCTCTCCGGCATTTCGTCGAACACGTGGCGGTGGTGGTGGTAAAATTAAATCATCATCTGTACCATCGATTCGGTCTCCGGGAATACGTCGGCCGAGAGATCCGTCATCTTTTGGAAATGGGTTGTtgtcgaattcctcggattcgaaTTCGACATCGACGTCTCAGTCTCAGACACGATCGGAGCTTGATATGTTTCTGGAATTGGTGCCTTTAAGGATGAGAAATAAGCTTTTTGAGCATACAGAAATTGGGAATATGATTGAGGTTGTGATGGATTTGGGTAGACAACCACTTGCTAGATTCCCTTCAGGAGATTGGGTTATCTCTAATGATCCTGTTAATCTTCAAGATTTACACCACGCTATTTCAAag GTTGGTGAATTTTCGGATGATAACCGATCAGGGATTGATCATTCGCTACACCGAATAAGTGCTATTCGCAATCGTAAAAGACAAATAATAGGTCTAACGTGTCGTGTGGGTCGAGCTGTATCTGGTAGTGCGGAAATTATTCGTGATTTGGTTGAAGGTGGAGGTTCCATTTTGGTTATAGGACCACCTGGAGTTGGCAAAACAACCTTAATCAG AGAAATTGCTAGAATGTTAGCAGACGAGCGAAATAAACGTGTCGTGATAATAGATACTTCGAATGAAATAGGAGGTGATGGTGATGTTCCTCATTCGGGTATAGGACGCGCAAGAAGAATGCAAGTTCCGAATGTTAATATGCAACACAAT GTGATGATTGAAGCAGTTGAAAATCACATGCCTCAGACGATTATAATTGACGAGATTGGTACAGAGCTTGAAGCTATGGCTGCAAGTACAATTGCTCAAAGAGGAGTTCAGCTTGTTGCAACTGCACATGGAGTAACGATAGAAAGCATAATAAAAAACCCGTCTTTACAGATTCTTATTGGTGGGATCGAG AGTGTTACTCTTGGCGATGATGAAGCAAGAAAACGGAAAGTGCAGAAGACGATACTTGAGAGAAAAGGGCCCGCTACGTTTTCGTGTGCCGTTGAAATGATATCGAGAACAGAGTGTTGTGTTCATCATAGATTGGATGCTACTGTCGATGCTATACTTGCAG GTAAGTCTCCTCTGTTTGAAATGCGTCGTATGGATGCTGAATCAAAAAGATCTTCAGACAGTTATCAGCACATTGAAGATCTATCAGACGATGATGATGATCTATCAGATGAGGAAGATGAAGATTATTTTGAAAAGTGGAGTCATGATGAAGATAAAAAGATAACTAAACAGGCAACTGTACAAGTTGTTTCAACACCAAAAATGAACAAATCAGATAATAATACTGAGCAAGTTCATCAAATCATCAAGGATGATATTGAGTCTGATACAGAAGATGAACAACATTCACTAAATTCCCAAAAGTTGAGTAGAAGAAAACAATTCAGAAAGAACACCCCGGTTTATGTTTATACTTATAAG ATATTGGAGGCTGACCTACAACAAGTAGCAATGGTGATGGGGCTTACAGAGGAAATTGATGTCACTGATGACATCAGCAATGCAGATGCTATATTAGCATCCAGTTATGAAATGAAGGAGAACCCTTGGATTCGTACTGTCGCCAAATTTCACAAGTTGCCCGTTTTTGTCATCAGG TCAACTACGATGGCTCAAATGGTCAAAGCGATCCGTATGATTCTTGGAAGGGACTCGTTTGGTGCTAAGTCAAGGCAACTCGGAAAAAGTTGTACGGATATCGAAATTGAAGacgatgttccaagaagaaaaccaTCGTTAGAAGAGATCGATGCCTTGGAG GAAGTTCGACTAGCGATCGAGTATATTGTGATTCCAAGTGGTGAACCCGTAGAGCTTCTCCCACGATGTTCCGAGATAATCGCTCAACAGCTCGAGCTTGTAAAAAGTTATCAGTTGGCCGTAGAAAACTCAGGCACCGACCTTAATCCAAGGCTGCAGATTCTTCCCCAAAAGTTGAAGAAATCAGCAAAACACGCCAAACCAAGTTCAACGACACAAAACAACGTAGGACCCAATTCACCACCTCCGGGTGGTGTTGCTGGAACGAGAGTGGCAAGGTTACCGTTTTTACCTGAATAG